The following proteins are encoded in a genomic region of uncultured Fretibacterium sp.:
- a CDS encoding asparaginase domain-containing protein, with product MQNRDKIALILAGGQIAHRREGSARERIPLKWEELKTFLPEELHEEIAPQEWSFQPLSHYTLRMCSDLVQLAASQVKEGAKGVVVTCGTQALTELAYFADLVWSFPQPLVFTASIFNAGVPGSETALHLAQSIQAALSEACWGQGAIVCVQDALYAAADTIHFSNSSRSGFLSFPSGPLSTFSEPSGDLIPLRSPRRGKILDVETVPARVIEIVDASLGGGDVILNALLDKRIEEVEGLVVAGFGNGEVPPSWVPLLRKILRTDTPVVLTSRCPAGCVQTYTDFEGSAAHLLEIGLLSGGGLSPLQARIRLALALGSGLKGKDLSDYLQDS from the coding sequence ATGCAAAACCGAGACAAGATAGCTCTCATCCTGGCCGGGGGGCAGATCGCCCATCGCAGGGAGGGAAGCGCCAGGGAAAGAATTCCTCTGAAGTGGGAGGAGCTGAAGACGTTCCTCCCTGAGGAGCTTCACGAGGAGATTGCACCGCAGGAGTGGAGCTTTCAGCCGCTCTCGCACTATACGCTGCGGATGTGCAGCGATCTCGTCCAGCTGGCCGCCTCCCAGGTCAAGGAGGGGGCCAAGGGTGTTGTTGTAACCTGCGGCACGCAGGCCCTGACGGAACTGGCCTACTTCGCGGACCTCGTCTGGAGTTTTCCGCAGCCCCTCGTCTTCACGGCGTCCATCTTCAACGCGGGGGTTCCTGGCAGCGAGACCGCCCTGCACCTCGCCCAATCCATCCAGGCGGCCCTCTCCGAGGCCTGTTGGGGACAGGGGGCTATCGTCTGCGTCCAGGACGCGCTCTACGCGGCCGCCGACACTATCCATTTCTCCAACTCCAGCCGCTCCGGGTTCCTCTCCTTCCCCAGCGGCCCGCTGAGCACCTTCTCCGAGCCCTCAGGGGACCTGATCCCCCTGAGGTCCCCCAGGCGCGGCAAGATCCTGGACGTCGAGACCGTACCTGCGCGCGTCATCGAGATCGTCGACGCCTCGCTGGGCGGAGGGGACGTCATCCTGAACGCCCTGCTGGACAAGCGCATCGAGGAGGTGGAGGGGCTCGTCGTCGCCGGGTTCGGCAACGGGGAGGTCCCCCCTTCCTGGGTCCCGCTCCTCCGGAAAATCCTCCGTACCGACACACCCGTAGTCCTGACCTCCCGCTGCCCCGCCGGTTGCGTCCAGACCTATACCGACTTCGAGGGCAGCGCCGCGCACCTCCTGGAGATAGGGCTGCTCAGCGGCGGCGGCCTCTCGCCCCTCCAGGCCCGCATCCGCCTCGCCCTCGCCCTGGGCTCCGGCCTCAAGGGCAAGGACTTGAGCGACTACCTGCAGGACTCGTGA
- a CDS encoding Rpn family recombination-promoting nuclease/putative transposase has translation MRDDALKRGKSGLNRLNDRLFKYIFASRQHKANLIRFLNDVLDDPERIIADIKYLDREQDPPILRGKGTRFDVRAKTSDGRVFQVEVQVRDEDDFLKRCLFYTCANYTSQIVAGEPYGQLGEVVFIAVLDFNTFPDKPDAFHSIQRMLDVENHKCYCSGIEMHFLELPKMRKLGRGKSPDRMTGLERMLMYMGTMGGTETLNEIAAYDPDIRRILNMEEAFVKTPELWVNYLIREREQSDWDNYVRNREARGRAQGKVEGIASTARRMLALNFTSEQISQATGLSLEEVESLRSN, from the coding sequence ATGCGTGACGATGCGTTGAAAAGAGGAAAAAGCGGCCTCAACAGGCTGAACGACAGGCTGTTCAAGTACATTTTTGCCTCGAGGCAACACAAGGCAAACCTGATACGCTTCCTAAACGATGTCCTGGACGACCCCGAGAGGATTATCGCCGACATCAAGTACCTCGACAGGGAACAAGACCCGCCCATCCTTCGGGGAAAGGGGACGCGCTTCGACGTAAGGGCTAAGACGTCCGACGGACGCGTTTTCCAGGTTGAGGTCCAGGTCCGGGATGAGGATGATTTTCTCAAACGCTGCCTCTTCTACACCTGCGCGAATTACACCTCGCAGATCGTCGCCGGCGAGCCCTACGGGCAGCTGGGTGAGGTCGTGTTCATCGCCGTGCTGGACTTCAATACGTTTCCCGACAAGCCGGACGCCTTCCACTCCATCCAGCGGATGCTGGACGTGGAGAACCACAAGTGCTACTGCAGCGGGATTGAGATGCACTTTCTCGAGCTCCCAAAGATGAGGAAGCTGGGGAGAGGAAAATCCCCCGACAGGATGACGGGCCTGGAAAGGATGCTGATGTACATGGGTACGATGGGAGGGACCGAGACTTTGAACGAGATTGCGGCATACGACCCCGACATCAGGAGGATTCTGAACATGGAGGAGGCGTTCGTAAAGACGCCCGAACTGTGGGTAAATTATCTGATACGGGAGAGGGAGCAGTCCGACTGGGACAACTACGTGAGGAACAGAGAGGCCAGGGGCAGGGCACAAGGCAAAGTTGAGGGCATCGCCTCCACGGCGCGGCGGATGCTGGCCCTGAATTTCACGTCGGAGCAGATATCCCAAGCGACCGGACTGTCCCTTGAAGAGGTGGAATCGTTGAGGTCGAATTGA
- the der gene encoding ribosome biogenesis GTPase Der translates to MALIAIIGRPNVGKSSLFNRLIGRREAIVDDTPGVTRDRIYGSAEWRGKTFYVVDTGGILGEESAFSAGIEAHVNEAISECDVLLMVVDGHVGITAADESVAHLLRRSRKPVVVVVNKMDDLKHEVHVADAYSLGFEHVVGVSALHKRNLEDLLDLLAGLLPEEAEQPRDEDEIRLAIVGKPNVGKSSLLNRLAGAERSLVSPLAGTTRDPVDTSVVLDGRHFRLIDTAGLRRRGRMDSALEYYSFVRTLAAVDRSDVALLLMDASDPCTDMDKKAAAHAVEKGKGLILILNKWDLVSSRDRPGDTMTKRIREDLPFLIWAPILFTSALNGRGVGKIAQAAVNVFENRRRRIPTNALNRLMRDVLAFDRLPSSRRGKALKIYYCLQSGVEPPTFVFFVNEPGIVDTAFENHVKKELRALENFTGSPLRVFWRGKEQEG, encoded by the coding sequence ATGGCCCTCATCGCCATCATAGGCCGTCCCAACGTCGGCAAGTCCTCCCTGTTCAACCGCCTGATCGGACGCCGGGAGGCCATCGTCGACGACACGCCCGGCGTCACCCGGGACCGCATCTACGGTTCGGCGGAGTGGCGCGGAAAAACCTTTTACGTCGTGGACACGGGGGGCATCCTCGGCGAGGAAAGCGCCTTCAGCGCGGGGATCGAGGCCCATGTCAACGAGGCCATATCGGAGTGCGACGTTCTCCTGATGGTCGTCGACGGGCACGTGGGGATCACCGCGGCCGACGAGAGCGTGGCGCACCTGCTGCGCCGCAGCCGAAAGCCCGTCGTGGTCGTCGTCAACAAGATGGACGACCTCAAGCACGAGGTGCACGTCGCGGATGCCTACTCCCTGGGGTTCGAGCACGTGGTGGGGGTCAGCGCCCTCCACAAGCGTAACCTGGAGGACCTGCTGGACCTGCTTGCCGGCCTGCTGCCGGAGGAGGCGGAACAGCCCCGGGACGAGGACGAGATCCGCCTTGCCATCGTGGGGAAGCCCAACGTGGGAAAGTCCAGCCTGCTGAACCGCCTGGCGGGCGCCGAGCGTTCGCTGGTGAGCCCTCTGGCGGGGACGACGCGCGACCCCGTCGACACCTCCGTCGTCCTGGACGGCCGGCATTTCCGGCTGATCGACACCGCGGGCCTGCGCCGGAGGGGCCGCATGGACAGCGCCCTCGAATATTACTCCTTCGTGCGGACCCTGGCTGCCGTGGACCGCTCCGACGTCGCGCTGCTGCTGATGGACGCCTCCGACCCCTGCACGGATATGGACAAGAAGGCCGCTGCGCACGCGGTGGAGAAGGGCAAGGGGCTGATCCTGATCCTGAACAAATGGGACCTCGTCTCCTCCCGGGATCGTCCCGGGGATACGATGACGAAGCGGATACGCGAGGACCTGCCCTTTCTGATCTGGGCGCCGATCCTCTTCACCTCCGCCCTGAACGGGCGGGGCGTCGGCAAGATCGCCCAGGCCGCCGTCAACGTGTTCGAGAACCGACGGCGGCGTATCCCGACCAACGCCCTGAACCGACTGATGCGCGACGTCCTGGCCTTCGACCGCCTCCCCTCCAGCAGGAGGGGCAAGGCCCTCAAGATCTACTACTGTCTCCAGTCCGGGGTGGAGCCGCCCACCTTCGTCTTCTTCGTCAACGAACCCGGCATCGTGGACACGGCCTTCGAGAACCACGTCAAAAAGGAGCTTCGCGCCCTGGAGAACTTCACGGGCTCGCCCTTGCGGGTGTTCTGGCGCGGCAAGGAACAGGAAGGATAA
- a CDS encoding energy-coupling factor transporter transmembrane component T → MQLDTSGLRVEAASTGLDRFDPRGRVLCALVLAFVLASVRSFPALFCGVPVVLVLFFLGEPGPLARELLHLNTVGAFIALLLMLTYPGERFWGPFSAAGLRFAALILLKLNLISVLLSRMVLSLGVGRVDGVLARLGIPEKLRILLLLSTRCIFILAERAATMVRAVQLRGPDLKGLPMCRTFACMLGTTLVHGSERSERMMLAIRCRGGMAGFCQGRPLCWQGRDVLFCLLFGLNVAAILSISLVWRP, encoded by the coding sequence ATGCAGCTCGATACGAGCGGCCTTCGGGTCGAGGCCGCGTCGACGGGGCTGGACCGCTTCGACCCGCGGGGGCGCGTACTCTGCGCCCTCGTTCTGGCCTTCGTCCTGGCCTCCGTACGGTCGTTTCCGGCCCTGTTCTGCGGTGTGCCGGTCGTGCTGGTCCTGTTCTTCCTGGGCGAGCCTGGCCCGCTGGCGAGGGAGCTGCTGCACCTGAATACCGTGGGGGCGTTCATCGCCCTGCTCCTGATGCTGACCTATCCCGGCGAGCGCTTCTGGGGGCCCTTCTCCGCGGCGGGGCTGAGGTTCGCCGCCCTCATTCTGCTCAAGCTGAACCTGATCTCGGTCCTGCTGAGCCGGATGGTCCTCTCGCTGGGCGTGGGAAGGGTGGATGGTGTCCTGGCCCGCCTGGGAATCCCCGAGAAACTGCGGATCCTCCTGCTGCTCTCCACGCGCTGCATCTTCATCCTGGCGGAGCGGGCGGCGACGATGGTGCGGGCCGTGCAGCTTCGGGGGCCCGACTTAAAGGGGCTCCCGATGTGCAGGACCTTCGCCTGCATGCTTGGGACGACGCTGGTGCACGGCTCGGAGCGTTCGGAGCGGATGATGCTCGCGATCCGGTGCCGCGGGGGAATGGCAGGGTTCTGCCAGGGCCGGCCTCTTTGCTGGCAGGGGCGGGACGTCCTGTTCTGCCTGCTGTTTGGCCTGAACGTCGCAGCTATTCTGTCGATTTCCCTTGTCTGGAGGCCCTGA
- a CDS encoding DUF4198 domain-containing protein has protein sequence MKYGRIVSAALLAMGLSTAAFAHELVMKPQKMDVEKGGTLAVEIHSGHKFIVPEEVENAERIKAGVFKDGKLQEAELKPNEKNLCIDFSVPASDGGSMVILANKDGGVWCTTNEGGKSGTRKDLEAQGLKVMKATKHDKFVKAIVNASKDDKNFATETGQGLEIVPVTNPADAKVGEFFDVKILVDGKPYSGPVWATYDGFAPYENTYAYASEAAQGVAHIKITAPGLWGVRAMKTDLPGKEGEYDSVTRKAFLIFEVK, from the coding sequence ATGAAGTACGGACGTATCGTATCGGCGGCGCTTCTGGCAATGGGGCTCTCGACGGCGGCTTTCGCGCACGAGCTGGTGATGAAGCCGCAGAAAATGGATGTGGAGAAGGGCGGGACGCTTGCGGTCGAGATCCATTCGGGGCACAAGTTCATCGTCCCGGAGGAGGTGGAGAACGCCGAGCGCATCAAGGCGGGCGTCTTCAAGGACGGCAAGCTGCAGGAGGCCGAGCTGAAGCCGAACGAAAAAAATCTCTGCATCGACTTCTCGGTGCCGGCGTCGGACGGCGGCTCCATGGTGATCCTCGCCAACAAGGACGGCGGCGTCTGGTGCACGACGAACGAGGGCGGGAAGTCCGGGACCCGCAAGGATCTGGAGGCTCAGGGCCTGAAGGTTATGAAGGCCACCAAGCACGACAAGTTCGTCAAGGCCATCGTCAACGCCTCGAAGGACGATAAGAATTTTGCCACGGAGACGGGGCAGGGCCTGGAGATCGTCCCGGTGACCAACCCCGCGGACGCGAAGGTGGGCGAGTTCTTCGACGTCAAGATCCTGGTGGACGGAAAACCCTATTCCGGCCCCGTGTGGGCGACGTACGACGGCTTTGCGCCGTACGAGAACACCTACGCCTACGCCTCCGAGGCGGCCCAGGGCGTCGCTCATATCAAGATCACGGCGCCGGGGCTTTGGGGCGTGCGCGCCATGAAGACGGATCTGCCGGGCAAGGAGGGCGAGTACGATTCCGTCACGCGCAAGGCTTTTTTGATCTTTGAAGTGAAGTAA
- a CDS encoding lactate utilization protein, with protein MTRLTSNPFEAAQIEAREALANTVTKALSKKGYEAVFAPTKEDALAKVLELIPEGAVVGVPGTVTIREIGAMEKLTERGCTIRHHWDPSLTPEERMQTLMDEYCADYFLTSANAVTRDGMIVNIDGNGNRVSAMAWGRNVLIFVIGVNKVAGSLEEAINRARTATPPNVLRLNGNTPCVRTGHCVDCDSPSRVCRALLILERPTMGRRTHVIMVGESLGY; from the coding sequence ATGACAAGGTTGACGTCAAATCCGTTCGAGGCCGCCCAAATTGAAGCCCGCGAGGCCTTGGCGAATACGGTGACCAAGGCATTGAGCAAGAAGGGCTACGAGGCCGTTTTTGCTCCTACGAAGGAGGACGCCTTGGCGAAGGTGCTGGAGCTGATCCCGGAGGGCGCCGTCGTCGGCGTTCCGGGCACGGTGACGATCCGGGAGATCGGGGCCATGGAAAAGCTCACCGAGCGGGGCTGCACGATCCGCCATCACTGGGACCCGAGCCTCACCCCGGAGGAGCGGATGCAGACCCTGATGGACGAGTACTGCGCGGACTACTTCCTCACCAGCGCCAACGCGGTCACCCGGGACGGGATGATCGTGAATATCGACGGCAACGGAAACCGGGTCAGCGCTATGGCCTGGGGGCGCAACGTCCTGATCTTCGTCATCGGGGTCAACAAGGTCGCGGGCTCGCTGGAGGAGGCCATAAACCGCGCCCGGACCGCGACGCCCCCCAACGTTCTCCGGCTGAATGGAAACACACCCTGCGTCCGGACGGGCCATTGCGTCGATTGCGATTCCCCGTCCCGTGTCTGCCGAGCGCTCCTCATTCTGGAGCGCCCGACCATGGGGAGAAGGACGCACGTCATCATGGTTGGGGAGAGCCTGGGGTACTGA
- a CDS encoding class I SAM-dependent methyltransferase, whose protein sequence is MTEGARDFRGKGRAFRGILGGESYRRLAALFGFQERFYRRAVGDLQLGPGGRALDLGCGPGGLSYALAEKSPADASIVGADISDDQLECARRGAGAFACGMEFLRASMDELPFPDGHFDLVMTSMALHETPPAVRRAAITETARLLKPGGTFLLVDWSRPRFGLWGIIWYPFCRWGERNRDNWNNVYPELCRERGLNLKEDDYINSISRRQVFVKEG, encoded by the coding sequence ATGACGGAGGGTGCACGGGATTTTCGCGGTAAGGGCAGGGCCTTCAGGGGCATATTGGGAGGGGAGAGCTATCGGCGGCTCGCCGCGCTTTTCGGATTTCAGGAGCGGTTTTATCGTCGGGCCGTGGGGGACCTGCAGCTTGGCCCGGGAGGCAGGGCGCTCGATCTGGGGTGCGGTCCCGGCGGCCTGAGCTATGCCCTGGCCGAGAAGAGCCCCGCCGACGCGTCGATCGTGGGGGCCGACATCTCGGACGACCAGCTGGAGTGCGCGCGCCGGGGGGCCGGGGCCTTCGCCTGCGGGATGGAGTTTCTGAGGGCGTCCATGGACGAGCTTCCCTTTCCCGACGGACACTTCGACCTGGTCATGACCTCTATGGCGCTGCACGAGACGCCCCCCGCGGTTCGGCGTGCCGCCATCACGGAGACGGCGCGCCTGCTGAAGCCGGGCGGGACCTTTTTGTTGGTGGACTGGAGCCGGCCGCGGTTCGGCCTCTGGGGGATCATCTGGTATCCCTTCTGCCGCTGGGGTGAGAGGAACCGGGACAACTGGAACAACGTCTACCCCGAGCTCTGCCGCGAGCGGGGCCTGAACCTGAAGGAGGACGACTACATCAACTCCATATCCCGGCGCCAGGTGTTCGTGAAGGAAGGGTGA
- a CDS encoding energy-coupling factor ABC transporter ATP-binding protein, translated as MSQEMSRDSKGRDAVRSASSPAAPETAASVGVPLEVCGLYYAYPDGHRALNGVSFALGRGEKLALVGPNGSGKSTLMLHLAGCIAAQTGTVSLEGVPVGKDLKRLREAVGLIFQDPDDQLFMPQVVEDVAFGPVAHGVPVEEAHARAREMLESLNVGHLAERPPHRLSGGEKRMAALAGILVMRPEIVVLDEPSAALDPRARRRVIKVLRELDKPLILATHDLDMALDVCSRAIVLYEGRVAADGDLGTILGDEALLRQNGLELPLRCSR; from the coding sequence ATGAGTCAGGAGATGAGTCGGGATTCAAAGGGCCGGGACGCGGTCCGCAGCGCGTCCTCCCCGGCGGCGCCGGAGACGGCCGCTTCCGTCGGAGTGCCTCTGGAGGTCTGCGGCCTTTACTACGCCTACCCCGACGGGCACCGGGCCCTGAACGGTGTCTCCTTCGCGCTGGGAAGGGGGGAGAAGCTCGCGCTGGTGGGTCCCAACGGCTCGGGCAAGTCCACCCTCATGCTCCATCTGGCGGGCTGCATCGCCGCGCAGACGGGGACGGTGTCGCTGGAGGGCGTTCCCGTCGGGAAGGATCTGAAGCGCCTGCGCGAGGCCGTCGGCCTGATCTTCCAGGACCCCGACGACCAGCTATTCATGCCGCAGGTCGTCGAGGACGTGGCCTTCGGGCCGGTGGCGCACGGGGTACCCGTCGAGGAGGCCCACGCGAGGGCCCGGGAGATGCTGGAGTCCCTGAATGTCGGGCACCTGGCTGAGCGTCCGCCTCACCGCCTCTCGGGCGGGGAGAAGCGTATGGCGGCCCTGGCGGGGATCCTGGTCATGCGGCCGGAGATCGTGGTGCTGGACGAACCCTCCGCGGCCCTGGACCCGAGGGCCCGCCGCCGGGTGATCAAGGTGCTTCGGGAGCTGGATAAGCCCCTCATCCTGGCGACCCACGACCTTGACATGGCTTTGGACGTGTGCAGCCGGGCCATCGTGCTGTACGAGGGGCGCGTCGCCGCGGATGGAGACCTCGGGACGATACTCGGGGACGAGGCGCTGCTTCGGCAAAACGGCCTCGAGCTGCCCCTGCGCTGTTCCCGTTGA
- the fapR gene encoding transcription factor FapR, translated as MAKFARLTKKLRQERLARIIEGNPMATDRELAATLGVSVSTVRLDRALMGVPELRERVRCMAQQANSKLRSLSRSEIVGELLELEPDRWALSVLRTTREMAFRSTDIIWDHYIYAQASSIAVAAVEAEVVIVDSMRGEYKGHALVGDTLIARAKMGVGRDGRRIVSVRTRVGDKEIFVGRFIVEVRDS; from the coding sequence ATCGCCAAATTTGCCAGGCTCACCAAAAAGCTTCGCCAGGAGCGCCTTGCCAGGATTATCGAGGGGAATCCGATGGCTACGGACCGGGAGCTCGCGGCCACGCTGGGCGTGAGCGTCAGCACGGTGCGTCTGGACCGCGCCCTGATGGGCGTCCCGGAGCTGCGCGAGCGAGTGCGCTGCATGGCGCAGCAGGCGAACAGCAAACTGCGCTCCCTGAGCCGAAGCGAGATCGTGGGGGAGCTGCTGGAGCTGGAGCCCGACCGCTGGGCGCTCTCCGTCCTGCGCACCACGCGGGAGATGGCCTTCCGATCCACGGACATCATCTGGGATCACTACATCTATGCCCAGGCCAGCTCGATAGCGGTCGCCGCGGTGGAGGCCGAGGTCGTCATCGTGGATTCCATGCGGGGGGAGTACAAGGGACACGCCCTTGTGGGCGATACCCTGATCGCCCGGGCCAAGATGGGGGTGGGCCGCGACGGGCGGCGCATCGTCAGCGTCCGTACCCGGGTGGGGGACAAGGAGATCTTTGTCGGGCGCTTCATCGTCGAGGTTCGGGATAGCTGA
- a CDS encoding MarR family transcriptional regulator codes for MKIINEANENRISYRLLNVMLKLEEAQERLHRYGTDTPLFAAEIHMIKCVKENPNRHMTALAEVLGVTRGAVSQIAMKLEGKGMLVKERDEDSSLRRILRVTPEGERAYLFHERLHAEFDRLVEGLLADASERDRDFLRDFLGALDAALDGRKGGGQKEESLRGSSP; via the coding sequence ATGAAGATCATCAACGAGGCCAACGAGAACAGGATCAGCTATCGCCTGTTGAACGTTATGTTGAAGCTGGAGGAGGCTCAGGAGCGGCTGCACCGCTATGGGACCGATACGCCCCTTTTTGCTGCGGAGATCCACATGATCAAATGCGTGAAGGAGAACCCGAACCGGCACATGACGGCCCTGGCGGAGGTGCTGGGGGTGACGCGGGGGGCCGTGTCCCAGATCGCGATGAAGTTGGAGGGGAAGGGGATGCTCGTCAAGGAGAGGGACGAGGACAGCAGCCTCCGCCGTATCCTGAGGGTGACGCCCGAGGGCGAGCGTGCCTACCTGTTCCACGAGCGTCTCCACGCGGAGTTCGACCGCCTGGTGGAGGGCCTTCTGGCGGACGCGTCCGAGAGGGACAGGGACTTTCTGCGGGATTTTCTGGGTGCACTGGACGCTGCCCTGGATGGGCGGAAAGGGGGGGGACAAAAAGAAGAATCTCTTCGAGGCAGCTCCCCCTGA
- the cbiM gene encoding cobalt transporter CbiM, with product MHISEGMLSSQMLTAGWAIAGVGTAIGLKKLDADKIVRVAFFSSAFFLASLINVPIPPSSTHLSLIAPMGLVLGWSAFPAVMVALVLQALLFQFGGLVVLGVNTVDVAVPALAAYLLFAAPIRRSSGRAAFVLAFLAGFLAVMLCALGVEIFLRGTDTNLSVIANTVFLAHIPFALIEGAITAFMVAYMKRAAPDLLMGVER from the coding sequence ATGCATATCAGCGAGGGCATGCTCTCCTCTCAGATGTTGACCGCGGGATGGGCCATCGCCGGGGTCGGCACGGCGATCGGGCTGAAGAAGCTCGACGCCGATAAGATCGTGCGCGTCGCCTTCTTCTCGTCGGCGTTCTTCCTGGCCTCTCTGATCAACGTTCCGATCCCTCCGAGCTCGACCCACCTCTCCCTCATCGCTCCGATGGGGCTGGTCCTGGGGTGGTCGGCCTTCCCTGCCGTGATGGTCGCCCTGGTCCTCCAGGCCCTGTTGTTCCAGTTCGGAGGGCTTGTCGTCCTGGGGGTGAACACGGTGGATGTCGCGGTCCCCGCGCTCGCCGCCTATCTGCTGTTCGCCGCCCCGATCCGCAGAAGCAGCGGTAGGGCGGCATTCGTGCTCGCCTTCCTGGCCGGCTTCCTGGCCGTCATGCTCTGCGCCCTGGGGGTGGAGATCTTTTTGCGTGGGACGGACACCAACCTGTCGGTCATCGCCAACACCGTCTTCCTCGCCCATATCCCCTTTGCCCTGATCGAGGGGGCCATCACGGCCTTCATGGTCGCCTATATGAAGCGTGCCGCCCCGGACCTCCTGATGGGCGTGGAGCGATAA
- a CDS encoding tetratricopeptide repeat protein has product MDDLNDGEDGPPEGAGRDPLSDAPPQEAPEQRTVPSESPLSRMETDAIPKSAGREPDRDTQIAERLRRVTQMRRAAVEAARLAQAPQQRRIRLTVLCTVAILVLGTIFALYRYIQNNSQGAIAQEARALYEEERYDEAMASYQRGFDRYPDSREFLLGLARSSARAGQSDQALTAWRLYLNQILEEEKPDRAQALYEIGRLYALKKAPDKAIEHLIQSSNLDPTRYDTYFVLGRLLEEQNRPAEALNAYRRALELRPSSQEALDAMKRVAGLVVDQPPPAQGPDREYKKHLEVGTVALNLKRYDDALSHFNQALTIKSDDERPWLGVAGVYQGKGNDAEALSFLQDAQKLIPGSVTIEAKIDELKQELEQKEEAAALSPAKRRRKSVGK; this is encoded by the coding sequence ATGGATGACTTGAACGACGGGGAGGACGGGCCTCCTGAGGGAGCCGGCAGGGATCCCCTGTCCGACGCCCCACCCCAGGAGGCCCCCGAGCAGAGGACCGTACCCTCGGAGTCGCCTCTTTCCAGGATGGAGACGGACGCAATTCCAAAGTCTGCAGGCCGTGAACCCGACCGTGACACCCAAATTGCCGAGCGCCTGCGCCGCGTCACCCAGATGAGGAGGGCTGCAGTGGAGGCTGCGCGTCTCGCGCAGGCCCCGCAGCAGCGCCGGATAAGGCTCACCGTGCTCTGCACTGTCGCAATCTTGGTGCTGGGGACGATCTTCGCCCTGTATCGCTATATCCAGAACAATTCTCAAGGAGCCATCGCCCAGGAGGCACGGGCCCTCTACGAGGAGGAGCGCTATGACGAGGCCATGGCCTCCTATCAGCGGGGCTTCGATCGCTACCCCGATTCCCGGGAGTTCCTGTTGGGCCTGGCGCGCTCCTCCGCGAGGGCCGGACAGTCGGACCAGGCGCTGACGGCGTGGCGCCTTTACCTCAATCAGATCCTTGAGGAGGAGAAGCCCGACCGAGCTCAGGCACTCTACGAGATTGGCCGCCTTTATGCGCTGAAGAAAGCCCCGGACAAGGCGATAGAACACCTGATCCAATCCTCGAACCTGGACCCGACTCGCTACGACACGTACTTCGTCCTGGGACGCCTGCTAGAGGAGCAGAACAGGCCAGCGGAGGCATTGAACGCCTATCGCCGCGCCCTGGAGCTTCGCCCCTCATCCCAGGAGGCCCTAGATGCCATGAAACGCGTTGCGGGGCTGGTCGTTGACCAGCCGCCCCCGGCACAGGGGCCGGATCGGGAATATAAGAAGCACCTCGAGGTGGGGACCGTGGCCCTGAACCTGAAACGCTATGACGACGCCCTGTCCCACTTCAATCAGGCCCTGACAATCAAAAGCGACGACGAACGCCCCTGGTTGGGGGTCGCTGGCGTTTACCAGGGCAAGGGCAACGATGCCGAGGCCCTGAGTTTTCTGCAGGACGCCCAAAAACTCATTCCCGGCAGCGTGACTATCGAGGCGAAGATCGACGAGCTGAAACAGGAGCTGGAACAAAAGGAGGAGGCTGCAGCGCTCTCCCCTGCGAAGCGTAGGAGGAAATCCGTCGGGAAATAA
- a CDS encoding type II toxin-antitoxin system YoeB family toxin, with the protein MRDIERSAYEGIGRPESLRGNLSGQWSHRIDDVNCLVYRSRAPRPSKRSLPGLKYVESQGSLSPIERREDRIVVRLLTIGPGAPILQLRSA; encoded by the coding sequence ATCCGGGATATAGAGCGCAGCGCGTATGAGGGGATAGGCAGGCCGGAGTCGTTGCGGGGCAATCTTTCGGGACAATGGTCCCATCGTATTGATGACGTAAATTGCCTCGTGTACCGTAGTCGGGCGCCACGTCCCTCGAAACGGTCTCTGCCGGGACTGAAATACGTCGAATCTCAGGGTTCCCTTTCCCCGATCGAACGCCGCGAAGATCGGATCGTCGTTCGGCTCTTGACGATCGGGCCCGGCGCCCCTATACTGCAACTCAGGTCAGCGTAA